The segment acactgaaacacacaaaagaatatgttgacatcaatgacaatacacaatccaacaaacttctcaacaatatccaacactttgTTCTtgtagaaatgaatttgatttagggATTTGACCATTAACTATGAAAATGACCTATGGCTTTTGATGCGTGTGATCTCTTTACCTCAATGTTTTGAACTTGTGACTAAACAATAGATGATGTTGATAACCACTTTTGGAATCTTACTAAGCAAGTATCTTCCCCTTATCTCAAGCCTCTAGATCTAAATTAATAGTTTGAAAAATGATTGAAGGTACTTGCCAAACAATAGTTTATCGTGTCTATTTTATCATTAATGATGCACATGTTATTCTAATGATGATGTAGAGTATCACAAAGTTCTCTTATATCTTGATGTTGAACGACTAGATGTCTATAGGTGAATTAGGTTTTGTATATTTATATAACACACTAGCATGCAAATCACACATTTTTCTCTTAATTCAACAAGAAACAACTAGTAAAAGCAGAGTTTGCTTATCctagatttaaatttgaatttggaaatcaAGGTTCATTTCCATGCTACAAATTTGACCCACAATACTGAATGgataaaataaatattaagttTAGATTCTAGAGATGTTTGATAATAGAATAAGGTTAAGCTTTCAAGAGAAGCAAGGAGGGGGATATCTACCCTACTTGTATCTAGCATTGGCTCAACTATTCAATCACGATCAACTTACTTAGTGGCGTTCAAACAAGGCAAATTGTCAACTTAGCTACTATCATTTATCTAAGGGTCTAAACTTGGCATATGCTTCGATCAAACTTGTCAGCCATGCTTTGGATCACTCAAATCGACCCACCAGTTGACTTGGTAACAACAATATAGAGTGATATGTGttgcttctggattcgattgtgtaaatgttgttttcatcaacgtttcagatcacattcCATGATCCATCACTAGGAAGAGATAGAaatcaaaaggagaaaaatagttCATGTTGCAGACCAAAATTTTAAGTATGTTTTGGTCTGCAACATGAACTATTTTTCTCCTTATGATCTCtatctcatcctgatgatggatcaaggAGTGTCAGctgaaacgttgatgaaaaaaacatttacacaatcgaatccaaaagcaACACACATCAGTCTcatagattgtggaaatctactagcaTTAACAATATAGAGATAAGACTTAATTGAAAAGTTTCATGCAAAGCCATATTATTGTAtactaattattaaaaaaatacaatcaaaataAATCTAAAATGAAAAAAAGAATTACAAGATATAAAATCTTCACCCTTAcaactaataaaaataaaaaaataaaaaaattcttaactAAGATAAGGGACCTCATCCTCATTCTCAAAAGATATTGAATGCAAAAACTTCAAATACCTAAACTTTGACATCTTTTTGTCTCATCATGCACATTTTAGAATcactaaaaaaatataataaaccaaATACAATATCTGGTATTAAAAAGGTGATACAATCAATGGTCGTAGTTAAACCCATCTATAATACCGCCTTTCcagaattataaaaaataaaaatccgtAGTGGATTTAACCGTACGTTATTCCGAAAAACACTAAAATAAAGATACATCACTGTAATGAGATGTTTGTAGCGTGGATGGCAAGATTGTGACTTTGGCTGTGTGGATCCCACCTCATCGCCATTAGCGCTGTGGTACAATCTACTGAAAGCAAACCCCACGAATATGATTGCACGAATTGCAAACCAGAgaatattaatttccttaaatAAATTTTCTTATCCTCTTTGAACAACTGCACGAATCAATCAGGCGCCTCTTGCGGATCTGATTTTGATGTACACTGGATTATTAAAATAATAACATCGGATGCTAATGTCAATGTTCTTCAAAGGACATAATAATTAAATCGATTGCGGTGATTCCCTCGAACTAACACGAattcgaaattttgattttttgtttgttaAATCGGTTTATGAAAATATGTAGAAATTTAATGGCTTCAATTGTCGAATCGGTTTCTGCATctgttttttttccaaaatttcatgtCTTTAATAGTTAAAGCGGTTTCTGAAATTTTTTTCGTATTTTCCTGTCTTTAAATGTTAAATCGGTTTCtgaattttttttcgaaatttcattTTGTGAATGTTAAATCGGCGTCTGAATCGATCTTTAAATTTAATGTCTGCAATTGTTGAACCGGTTTCTGAatatttttcgaaatttttcatgTCTTTAGTTGTTCAATCGGCGTCTTAATTTATCTCCAAATTTAATGTCTTTAAATGTTGAATCGATTTCAGAATTTTCTTCGAAATTTCATGTCGTAAATGTTAAAGTCGGCGTCTGAATTGATCTCCGAATTTAATGTCTTCCATTGTTGAATAGGTTTCTGAATATTTTTCGTAATTGCATGTCTTTAATTGTTAAATCGGTTTCTGAGTTGATTTCAAAACGTTTCTATTTAATTGATAAGTCGGTTTCTGACTGACTGATCTCGAAGTTTTAAAGTCTTGAATGTTAAATCCGTGTCGGAATTGATTTCGAAATGTTTTTGTAACTGTTCAAATCTGTTTGTGCATTGATTTCGGCATTTTATGTCTTACTGTTTCTGACCAGAAATCGAAATTTAAATAACTATGTGACTTGCACAGCCATTACTCCTCTCCGTTTTAAAAGTGACGGTTTTCCATTTACTGGTGTCAAGATAATTCATGGATTCAGACCTGACAATCTTTTATTTGAACATAATTGCTTTCAGCGCTTTGAAATAAGCCGTTAATAGGTGTTCGTTAGACAAATAAACATGCCGTACAATGCCTGATTAAGAGAACAGTTCATTGGACAAATAAATTGCAGAGTTTAAATGAAAATCGTGCGAAGATCTTGGAGAACTCATTGTAAGAAAACAAATGGCAATTTGTTGCGAAAAAACCGTACGTCAGAAAGAAAGACATTTTGATTCGCTTCTCTTTGAGACTAGATTACTCACCTTTATCCTCCATGAATTTGTAATTTCCTGCAGGGTGATATTTACTGTATCGAAAAGACCTTATTTGCGATATCCGTAGTACTACCTTTCCTTAATCAAATTTACAGGTTAAAGTTTGGTCATTAGATCGGTTAATCTCAAAGTGATTCTTCATGTGATTTACTGTAATTTCAAACTGTAGATGGTTAAGAATCCGTATTAAcaagatttgaatttgaaagtaACATTAATGGGGCCTGCAATTGAGCCTTTGAATCGAAAAGCAAAGACAAATTTTACATAGTAGAAAGTTAAAATTCAGCTGTCGATGAACTCGAAATTTGGCTTGCGACTATGAGAATTCAAAATTGCAAGAATCTGACTAAAAAGTAAGGAGAAACAAACAGGAAAATTGAAGTGATGCTCAGACTGTATAACAAAATAGATTTTCCCGGCTGCTGAAACTCTATAAATGTAGAATAATAGAATATGTGCTAAGACAGTGGATGAAGGCCTGAAGCCTTATTAGACTATGGATCAATACAAAATTACGATCAAGCCAGCTATAAGTCTATTGATTCGAAGAAGGCCCGAGGCCCAAATGAAGATCCAATCCATGCTCAGCCTCATGCAGCTGCAAACctgcattattattattattattattattgtagttATGGTGGTTATTATTACTACTGCGTTTAAGTTGTTCTGCATCTGCAACAACCTCCTGCTGTTGAAAGCTAAGCAAGCTACTTAACTGTCTTGGTTGGAAGGGCAATGGCAGTGATGGGAAGCTTGGCAAATCATTGGATGGAGACTGGAAGGAATAGATGTTGGGAGTATAGGACATGATTGAGGAAAACCCAGAGCCAAACTCCTGGCATTGTGGAGCAACATAAATCAATGGATTGCTACTAGGACGGATAGTTGCAGACCTTGGATTAATGGCAGGAGACCCTCCAAACAGAGATGGGTGTTGGGTATTGTAGCCAAAAACAGCAGGAATAGGTTGAATGATGGGCATGGCTGTGTCAAACATGCGAGAAGAGTGGGGACTGAGAAGCCCAGAGCCAGGAAAACGTTGCAGGCCATATAAACTAGCATTACTGCCACAACTCCTGCTTCTCCCAGCCTGAATCTGAGCCCTCTTGGCCTGCTGTCTCTCCTTCTTATGAGCGTTCTGATGACCTCCCAGGGCCTGTGAATTGGCAAACTCTCTGCAACAGTACTGACATTCATACTTTCTGCTCTCTGGAGCCGATCCAGAAGAGTTGCTGCCAATGGAGGTCTTGATAACATCCACCTCCCCTGACTCATCCTCCATCTTCTGCACCTTAACTTTTTTGCTCACCATCTGACTATGCTCAGTATCCGTCTCTGTCTCTGCACTCCCCTCACAGATCTGCTTAACCTCATACCCAAACAATCTAAGAGGAGCCTTAAACTTAGCCTCAGACCCTGATCCTGACTCATCAGTCACCCCATCACTTCCCTGATCCAA is part of the Cryptomeria japonica chromosome 10, Sugi_1.0, whole genome shotgun sequence genome and harbors:
- the LOC131077802 gene encoding uncharacterized protein LOC131077802; this encodes MTNVGDSYLSLGRLQSLSEDGGDENERGFSMFVSLKRQREHGVSPEREKDCLGRGGEDGDCDVSEKRFCDSVNNNNNNITESSMGEEIAQHGGGSSVERLDQGSDGVTDESGSGSEAKFKAPLRLFGYEVKQICEGSAETETDTEHSQMVSKKVKVQKMEDESGEVDVIKTSIGSNSSGSAPESRKYECQYCCREFANSQALGGHQNAHKKERQQAKRAQIQAGRSRSCGSNASLYGLQRFPGSGLLSPHSSRMFDTAMPIIQPIPAVFGYNTQHPSLFGGSPAINPRSATIRPSSNPLIYVAPQCQEFGSGFSSIMSYTPNIYSFQSPSNDLPSFPSLPLPFQPRQLSSLLSFQQQEVVADAEQLKRSSNNNHHNYNNNNNNNNAGLQLHEAEHGLDLHLGLGPSSNQ